Proteins encoded in a region of the Bombiscardovia apis genome:
- the holA gene encoding DNA polymerase III subunit delta translates to MTQVQPTLAPVTIVAGGNALLRERMVSRFTHAAQASRPDVDTIDLDASSADAYSFQEAVSPSLLSASAIVVLDHLEDAKEALAKAILAFCKEATADPANSSMLICQHSGGNKGKRLLTDLAKAGANQESVPDLKSADSKVSFVLSEFQHYGRRVDPQAAQMLVSVLGERVDELAAMCEQLCFDFDVDPIPLEVVDQYLTDNPQASGFKVADLAIDGKGSQAIVAMRQALEQGVDVLTMVGTLTFKTRVLALVSALDAGKITMGQVGAPPWQVRTARRQLRGWTSAGLAAAIEALAQADEQRKGVGGDSVYALERAISLIARKGRQE, encoded by the coding sequence ATGACACAAGTTCAGCCCACCCTAGCACCGGTCACGATAGTGGCTGGCGGTAATGCTTTACTGCGCGAGCGTATGGTGAGCCGGTTCACTCATGCAGCTCAGGCCTCACGCCCCGACGTGGACACGATTGACCTAGATGCTAGCAGTGCTGATGCTTATAGTTTCCAAGAAGCCGTCAGCCCTTCTCTGCTGTCTGCAAGCGCTATTGTAGTGTTGGACCATTTGGAAGATGCTAAAGAAGCTTTGGCCAAGGCTATTCTTGCCTTTTGCAAGGAAGCCACGGCAGATCCAGCCAATTCAAGCATGCTCATCTGCCAACATAGCGGCGGCAATAAAGGCAAGCGGCTCCTCACCGACCTAGCTAAAGCAGGAGCGAATCAAGAGTCTGTGCCAGATTTGAAGAGCGCTGATTCCAAAGTTTCCTTCGTGTTAAGCGAGTTCCAACATTACGGTAGGCGGGTAGATCCCCAAGCCGCACAGATGCTGGTCAGTGTCCTTGGTGAGCGTGTTGACGAGCTGGCTGCTATGTGCGAGCAGCTATGTTTCGATTTCGATGTCGACCCCATTCCATTGGAAGTGGTTGACCAATACTTGACTGATAATCCTCAAGCCAGCGGTTTCAAGGTGGCTGATTTAGCTATCGATGGCAAGGGTTCGCAAGCTATTGTGGCTATGCGCCAAGCTCTTGAACAAGGCGTAGATGTGCTAACCATGGTGGGCACACTTACTTTTAAGACTCGCGTGTTGGCTCTGGTTTCAGCCTTAGATGCTGGCAAAATAACTATGGGTCAGGTGGGGGCACCGCCTTGGCAAGTGCGTACTGCCCGCCGTCAACTGCGAGGATGGACATCGGCAGGCTTAGCTGCGGCGATTGAGGCTTTAGCTCAGGCAGACGAGCAGCGCAAGGGCGTGGGCGGAGATTCGGTGTACGCTCTAGAACGAGCTATTTCTTTGATTGCACGTAAAGGACGACAGGAGTAG